One stretch of Carassius gibelio isolate Cgi1373 ecotype wild population from Czech Republic chromosome B1, carGib1.2-hapl.c, whole genome shotgun sequence DNA includes these proteins:
- the LOC127949737 gene encoding rho-related GTP-binding protein RhoH, translated as MNGLAETSVKCVLVGDCAVGKTALLVRFTSETFPDSYRPTVYENTGVDVFMDGIQISLGLWDTAGHDTFRQIRPMSYQQADVVLLCYSVANPNSLHNLRYKWIAEVREFLPKVPVLVVATQTDHREMGPYRTNCTTASDGKQVAQEIRAKGYLECSALSNRGVQQVFECAVRTAVNQARRRTRRRLMDLNPCKIS; from the coding sequence ATGAATGGGTTGGCAGAGACCTCAGTGAAATGCGTACTGGTCGGGGACTGTGCAGTGGGTAAAACTGCTCTTCTTGTACGATTCACTTCTGAAACTTTCCCAGACAGCTACAGACCGACTGTCTATGAAAACACGGGCGTTGATGTTTTCATGGATGGAATCCAGATCAGCTTGGGACTGTGGGATACAGCAGGACATGATACATTCCGCCAAATCCGGCCCATGTCCTATCAGCAGGCCGATGTGGTTTTGCTATGTTATTCGGTGGCAAATCCAAATTCGTTACATAATTTGCGTTATAAATGGATCGCTGAAGTGAGGGAATTTCTTCCAAAAGTACCTGTGCTGGTTGTAGCCACACAGACAGACCATCGTGAGATGGGACCGTATCGTACTAACTGCACAACAGCCTCCGATGGCAAACAGGTGGCACAGGAGATCCGTGCCAAGGGATACCTGGAATGCTCGGCTCTCAGCAATCGTGGTGTGCAACAGGTTTTTGAGTGTGCCGTTCGAACGGCTGTTAATCAGGCACGGAGACGGACAAGGCGGAGACTGATGGACCTTAACCCCTGTAAAATCTCCTGA